A stretch of Paludisphaera borealis DNA encodes these proteins:
- a CDS encoding GH32 C-terminal domain-containing protein — translation MNIWHGLNWSIRSILAAMLVSTAAFGDEPAARKPWTLRDKTFVAWVAPANTFQRGGSVITVQTPGKSFDALVFGELQSGRWMAGSEGFRRSSHDQAAWPAETADPRTVVQIAVAYHGKEVAIYREGKPYARYTMPSEPAEFTSASVVLLGLRHLEILGGPTFRGEIDDVRIYPEALDAETLSTLKPDQPSAKPPLAWWTFEGDTAADRMNTFPPGRLIGEAKIRGGRLHLAGGFVLVGDGLDAHRARADEDWPTYHVSALPREGLARPYDANGCIYWKGKYHLMYIYQDPKRPHGGHCWGHAVSTDLVNWTFLPPALVPEPGDPDVGIFSGNAFLNKDGVPMLCWFGVDAGVCVATAQDDDLLVWKKHPANPIVPMPKAGQPGHGVYTVWDPYLWLEGDNYYCLLGGNALPNGKDTLYTMRSPDLVKWTPLHPFYEQPDLTWTTPGEDCSCPDFFKIGDKYALLCISHKVGGRIYIGRFENERFHPEQHVRMNWPGGQFFAPESLVDPNGRRIIWAWVTDPRTILTQRATGSGVQSLPRVLALATDGTLRITPAEELQTLRRNPRKLAGLTVAADSETTLDGVRGDTLELAIEIDPGHAKEIGLAVRCTPDGKEQTTVWFRPESRTLSLDVSRSTRRQDVVYTQNPLDTGGILRGSDYKTPRTTVDAPFELKAGEPLKLRVFLDKPMLEVFANDRQCITEQVFPASKEALGVKILARGGPVVVRSIEAWDMAPAQFIDKKGDN, via the coding sequence ATGAACATTTGGCACGGCCTTAACTGGTCGATCCGTTCGATCCTTGCCGCAATGCTCGTCTCCACGGCCGCGTTCGGTGACGAGCCGGCGGCGCGCAAACCGTGGACGCTGCGCGACAAGACGTTCGTCGCCTGGGTCGCCCCCGCGAACACGTTCCAGCGCGGGGGAAGCGTGATCACAGTCCAGACTCCCGGCAAATCGTTCGACGCGCTGGTGTTCGGCGAGCTGCAATCCGGCCGCTGGATGGCCGGCAGCGAGGGCTTCCGCCGCTCGTCCCACGACCAGGCCGCCTGGCCGGCCGAGACCGCCGACCCGCGCACGGTCGTGCAAATCGCCGTCGCCTACCATGGCAAGGAAGTCGCGATCTACCGCGAAGGCAAGCCCTACGCCCGCTACACGATGCCCTCCGAACCCGCCGAGTTCACGAGCGCGAGCGTCGTCCTGTTGGGCCTGCGACATCTCGAAATCCTCGGCGGTCCGACCTTCCGGGGCGAGATCGACGACGTGCGGATCTATCCGGAGGCGCTCGACGCCGAGACGCTGTCGACGCTGAAGCCCGACCAGCCGTCGGCCAAGCCGCCGCTCGCCTGGTGGACGTTCGAGGGCGACACGGCGGCCGACCGCATGAACACGTTCCCCCCCGGCCGGCTGATCGGCGAAGCGAAGATCCGGGGCGGCCGGCTGCACCTCGCCGGCGGCTTCGTGCTGGTGGGCGACGGCCTCGACGCCCACCGCGCCCGGGCCGACGAAGACTGGCCGACGTACCACGTCTCGGCCCTCCCGCGTGAAGGGCTCGCCCGGCCCTACGACGCCAACGGCTGCATCTACTGGAAGGGCAAGTATCATTTGATGTACATTTACCAGGACCCCAAGCGCCCGCACGGCGGCCACTGCTGGGGACACGCCGTCAGCACAGACCTGGTGAACTGGACGTTCCTCCCGCCGGCCCTCGTCCCCGAGCCCGGCGACCCGGACGTGGGGATCTTCAGCGGCAACGCCTTCCTGAACAAGGACGGCGTCCCCATGCTCTGCTGGTTCGGCGTCGACGCCGGCGTCTGCGTCGCCACGGCCCAGGACGACGACCTGCTCGTCTGGAAGAAGCATCCCGCCAACCCGATCGTCCCCATGCCCAAGGCCGGACAGCCCGGGCACGGCGTCTACACCGTCTGGGACCCGTACCTCTGGCTCGAAGGGGACAACTACTACTGCCTGCTCGGCGGCAACGCTCTGCCCAACGGCAAGGACACGCTCTACACGATGCGGTCGCCCGACCTCGTCAAGTGGACGCCGTTGCATCCGTTCTACGAGCAGCCCGACCTGACCTGGACGACCCCCGGCGAAGATTGCTCGTGCCCCGACTTCTTCAAGATCGGCGACAAGTACGCCCTGCTCTGCATCAGCCACAAGGTCGGCGGACGGATCTACATCGGCCGGTTCGAGAACGAGCGGTTCCATCCCGAGCAGCACGTCCGGATGAACTGGCCCGGCGGCCAGTTCTTCGCCCCCGAAAGCCTCGTCGACCCGAACGGCCGGCGGATCATCTGGGCGTGGGTGACCGACCCACGAACCATTCTCACCCAACGCGCGACCGGCTCGGGCGTCCAGAGCCTCCCCCGCGTGCTGGCCCTCGCCACCGACGGAACGCTGAGGATCACCCCGGCCGAGGAGCTGCAAACCCTGAGGCGCAACCCGCGCAAGCTCGCCGGCTTGACCGTCGCCGCCGACTCCGAGACGACGCTCGACGGCGTTCGCGGCGACACGCTCGAACTGGCGATCGAGATCGACCCCGGCCACGCCAAGGAGATCGGCCTCGCGGTCCGCTGCACGCCCGACGGCAAGGAGCAGACGACCGTCTGGTTCCGGCCCGAGTCGCGCACGCTGTCACTCGACGTTTCGCGCTCGACCCGCCGCCAGGACGTCGTCTACACGCAGAACCCGCTCGACACCGGGGGGATTCTGCGAGGGTCCGACTACAAGACCCCCCGGACCACCGTCGACGCCCCGTTCGAGCTGAAGGCCGGCGAACCGCTCAAGCTCCGCGTCTTCCTCGACAAGCCGATGCTCGAAGTCTTCGCCAACGACCGCCAGTGCATCACCGAGCAGGTCTTCCCCGCGAGCAAGGAGGCGCTCGGCGTCAAGATCCTCGCCCGAGGCGGCCCGGTCGTCGTCCGGTCGATCGAGGCGTGGGACATGGCGCCGGCTCAATTCATCGACAAGAAGGGGGATAATTGA
- a CDS encoding AAA family ATPase, which translates to MRLQNLRVKSYGHFRDLALPLDGEGVQMIIGPNEAGKTTLLEFVRELLFGFAERTPYMFGEKNKPEGSATLVLDSGSIVELNRRKGRKKTVSLQVDGRESDLDDEGFNGLLGHASANLFRSIFAFGLDELAAGEKSLGDQSVKSALYSGGTASAANPKKILEALQAEADKLYKEKSRTLVIDNLCAGLADLSKRVKDKSIRCDAYEQRRIELEQAEAEAAALADELVAATRDLGLKRRLAQAFPLWLELGRLRRERAGLTAPASFPPDGRARFDAVEADIARLSDALDKARKATEKNARELADVRFDPRLIERRAEIEGLNRTIQAVKDARQSLPVDQQKRDEALRKVTARLGSLVPDWSLEDLRGFRLTAPLKAKVDLLTKEHDDRAAALNDLAKTRDGHLETLHDKQSELFALGEPVDVAPLAALLEDEAEYKNNARELKRLEGEYRKTRRAIDDLLPRLNPPLDRPSSEAVELPAPPRETIGRFKRDFQRIEQQIDSSASSLAKDEAALGGLERELAGLTARGDDLPTPDGLDDLRRRRDAGWDLVRRKHVEHEDVEADVRAWLADNAPDAVHDLLDAYQHVVHATDRYADDLFDQSSAVAKQDQIKLSRERIEQDRRTLDGLRSVQDSLLEDWRALWADCGLIPLDPDAMEGWLDRLDELRALRARTVEHEQEGRALREQVATFESRLRTLLGDPDSDGPALLAAAREREKHIRSSEQSRRDLQRDSRQLQDKADRAEAQRIERQGEEAAWRDRWRALLQELRLPADWDAGLAGRVLRDLNATFADLETADGHVDRIAAHQARLAEFEPKVQAIAADLAADLVDELPEHAAATLQARLTDSVQAQERKASLEKNLAEARRLEVEHDAKRAAVLDDRTALFAAAGVETAEAFRAIADRVARIAELDQDVAAKESKVEIVREQEPLDAFLARLDGADGDLLNADRDQAEALRDQVQKRKTTADENVGSRRQALSEYQKGSGEAAELQEAASAKRAELAAAVDRYVPLVFAQHLLKQAIQRFEQDSQPEMLRETSRIFQTMTAGRFTRVERPKEDDGPLLVHRVDEEMLEPHQLSTGTREQLYLAVRLAYVLHYCGRTEALPIVMDDVLANFDDDRARHTLRALGDVSKRVQVILFTCHPHLTVLGREVFPSLRPLAIPTADAEPADDAEEPKPARPAKSRQRPLLGLSPSA; encoded by the coding sequence ATGAGACTCCAGAACCTGCGGGTCAAGTCGTACGGCCACTTCCGCGACCTCGCCCTGCCCCTCGACGGCGAGGGCGTGCAGATGATCATCGGGCCCAACGAGGCGGGCAAGACGACTCTTCTGGAGTTCGTCCGCGAGCTGCTGTTCGGCTTCGCCGAGCGCACGCCCTACATGTTCGGCGAGAAGAACAAGCCCGAGGGCTCGGCCACGCTCGTCCTCGATTCGGGTTCGATCGTCGAGCTGAACCGTCGCAAGGGCCGGAAGAAGACGGTCTCGCTCCAGGTCGACGGCCGCGAATCAGACCTCGACGACGAGGGCTTCAACGGCCTGCTCGGCCACGCCTCGGCGAACCTGTTTCGGTCGATCTTCGCCTTCGGCCTGGACGAGCTGGCCGCCGGCGAGAAGTCGCTCGGCGATCAGAGCGTCAAGTCGGCCCTCTACAGCGGCGGGACCGCCAGCGCCGCCAACCCGAAGAAGATCCTTGAAGCCCTGCAAGCCGAGGCCGACAAACTCTACAAGGAGAAGTCGCGGACCCTCGTCATCGACAACCTGTGCGCCGGGCTCGCGGACTTGTCGAAGCGGGTCAAGGACAAGAGCATCCGCTGCGACGCCTACGAGCAGCGCCGGATCGAGCTGGAACAGGCCGAGGCGGAGGCCGCCGCTCTTGCCGACGAACTGGTCGCGGCGACTCGCGACCTGGGGCTCAAACGCAGGCTCGCCCAGGCGTTCCCGCTCTGGCTCGAACTCGGCCGCCTGCGACGCGAGCGAGCCGGCCTGACGGCGCCCGCAAGCTTCCCTCCCGACGGCCGCGCGCGGTTCGACGCCGTCGAGGCCGACATCGCCCGACTCAGCGACGCGCTCGACAAGGCCCGCAAGGCGACCGAGAAGAACGCGCGCGAGCTGGCCGACGTCCGCTTCGACCCGCGCCTGATCGAGCGCCGGGCCGAAATCGAAGGGCTGAACCGGACGATCCAGGCGGTGAAGGACGCGCGCCAGAGCCTGCCCGTCGATCAGCAGAAGCGCGACGAGGCCCTCCGCAAGGTGACCGCCCGCCTCGGCTCGCTCGTCCCCGACTGGTCGCTCGAAGACCTTCGCGGCTTCCGCCTGACCGCCCCGCTGAAGGCGAAGGTCGACCTGCTGACGAAAGAGCACGACGACCGCGCCGCGGCTCTCAACGACCTGGCCAAGACCCGCGACGGCCATCTTGAAACGCTTCACGACAAGCAGTCGGAGCTGTTCGCCCTGGGCGAGCCGGTCGATGTTGCGCCCTTGGCGGCGCTGCTTGAGGACGAAGCCGAGTACAAGAACAACGCCCGCGAGCTGAAGCGTCTGGAGGGCGAGTACCGCAAGACCCGGCGCGCCATCGACGATCTCCTTCCCCGGCTCAATCCGCCGCTCGACCGCCCGTCGAGCGAGGCCGTCGAACTTCCCGCGCCCCCCCGCGAGACCATCGGCCGATTCAAGCGGGATTTCCAGCGGATCGAGCAACAGATCGACTCATCAGCATCCAGTCTCGCCAAGGACGAAGCGGCTCTTGGCGGCCTGGAACGGGAGCTCGCCGGCCTGACCGCGCGCGGCGACGACCTGCCGACCCCCGACGGCCTCGATGACCTTCGACGCCGCCGCGACGCCGGCTGGGACCTGGTCCGCCGCAAGCACGTCGAGCATGAGGACGTCGAGGCCGACGTTCGCGCCTGGCTCGCCGACAACGCGCCGGACGCCGTCCACGACCTTCTCGACGCCTATCAACACGTCGTCCATGCGACCGATCGTTACGCCGACGACCTGTTCGATCAGTCGAGCGCCGTGGCCAAGCAAGACCAGATCAAACTCTCCCGCGAGCGGATCGAACAGGATCGCCGGACGCTCGACGGCTTGAGGTCGGTCCAGGACTCGCTGCTCGAAGACTGGCGGGCGCTCTGGGCCGATTGCGGGCTGATTCCGCTCGACCCCGACGCGATGGAAGGCTGGCTCGACCGACTCGACGAGCTGCGGGCGCTGCGAGCCCGGACCGTCGAACACGAGCAGGAGGGACGAGCCCTCCGCGAGCAGGTCGCGACGTTCGAGAGCCGGCTTCGCACCCTGCTGGGCGATCCCGACAGCGACGGCCCCGCGCTCCTGGCCGCCGCCCGCGAGCGGGAGAAGCACATCCGGAGCAGCGAGCAATCGCGCCGCGACCTTCAGCGCGACAGCCGCCAGCTTCAAGACAAGGCCGACCGGGCCGAGGCGCAGCGAATCGAGCGTCAGGGCGAAGAGGCCGCCTGGCGTGATCGCTGGCGAGCCCTCTTGCAAGAGCTTCGACTGCCGGCCGATTGGGACGCCGGTCTGGCCGGCCGGGTGCTCCGGGACTTGAACGCGACGTTCGCCGACCTGGAGACGGCCGACGGCCACGTCGACCGCATCGCCGCCCATCAAGCGCGCCTGGCCGAGTTCGAACCGAAGGTCCAGGCGATCGCGGCCGATCTGGCCGCCGACCTCGTCGACGAGCTTCCCGAGCACGCCGCCGCAACGCTGCAAGCGCGACTGACGGACAGCGTCCAGGCCCAGGAACGCAAAGCGAGCCTCGAAAAAAACCTCGCCGAGGCGCGAAGACTGGAGGTCGAGCACGACGCGAAGCGGGCCGCCGTTCTCGACGACCGGACCGCCTTGTTCGCCGCCGCCGGCGTCGAGACCGCCGAGGCGTTCCGCGCGATCGCCGACCGCGTCGCGCGGATCGCCGAGCTGGATCAGGATGTCGCCGCCAAGGAGAGTAAGGTCGAGATCGTCCGCGAGCAAGAGCCGCTCGACGCCTTCCTCGCACGGCTTGACGGGGCCGACGGCGACCTCCTGAACGCCGACCGCGACCAGGCCGAGGCCCTCCGCGATCAGGTCCAGAAGCGGAAGACGACCGCCGACGAGAACGTGGGGTCGCGGCGGCAGGCGCTTTCCGAGTACCAGAAGGGGAGCGGCGAGGCCGCCGAGCTTCAGGAAGCGGCCTCCGCCAAGCGCGCCGAGCTGGCCGCGGCCGTCGATCGCTACGTCCCCTTGGTCTTCGCCCAGCATCTCTTGAAACAGGCGATCCAGCGGTTCGAACAGGACTCGCAGCCCGAGATGCTGCGGGAGACGTCGCGGATCTTCCAGACCATGACCGCCGGTCGCTTCACGCGCGTCGAACGCCCGAAGGAAGACGACGGCCCGCTGCTGGTCCACCGCGTCGACGAGGAAATGCTCGAGCCGCATCAGCTCTCGACCGGCACCCGCGAACAGCTCTACCTGGCCGTCCGGCTCGCCTACGTGCTGCACTACTGCGGCCGGACTGAAGCCCTGCCGATCGTCATGGACGACGTCCTGGCGAACTTCGACGACGACCGCGCGCGGCACACTCTGCGGGCGCTCGGCGACGTTTCCAAGCGCGTTCAGGTGATCTTGTTCACATGCCATCCCCACTTGACGGTCCTCGGCCGCGAGGTCTTCCCGAGCCTCCGCCCGCTGGCGATTCCCACCGCGGACGCCGAGCCGGCCGACGACGCCGAAGAGCCCAAGCCCGCACGCCCCGCCAAGAGCCGCCAGCGGCCGCTGCTGGGGCTGTCGCCGTCGGCGTAG
- a CDS encoding metallophosphoesterase family protein, with amino-acid sequence MKFVHAADLHIDSPLRGLEHYEGAPVERVRLATRSALENLVKVCIEEEASFLVVAGDLFDYDWRDFNTALFVVKQIQLLKRHDIAVYVIRGNHDSRDEMSYRVPWPDNLKLLDHRNPETVLIEDLGVAVHGMSFPKRELHENLVPRYPKPFKDLLNIGLLHTNATGTLDHDSYAPCSVNELVAKGYDYWALGHVHQYDVLHDDGPRVVYAGNTQGRHIREQGEKGCVVVTVEHQEITSLRFRSTDVLRWRRETIALQPEDGIDELHDLAEVRLKAIAGEVDGRLTAVRLEVQGRCRAHQRLVDETRRQETVARLRSLPGEFTDDLWVEKIKLDTRPPLDRDQLRQGQDLLGDLLRAFDATAADDAALDALGAHVQKLATKVRTDLADDEIDFSSRRQLAAWLRTAEDDLLSRLTEQGV; translated from the coding sequence ATGAAGTTCGTCCACGCCGCCGACCTGCATATCGACAGCCCGTTGCGCGGGCTCGAGCACTATGAGGGCGCGCCGGTCGAGCGCGTCCGGCTCGCGACCCGGTCGGCCCTCGAAAACCTGGTGAAGGTCTGCATCGAGGAGGAGGCGTCGTTCCTGGTCGTCGCGGGCGACCTGTTCGATTACGACTGGCGCGACTTCAACACGGCCCTGTTCGTGGTCAAGCAGATCCAGCTCCTCAAGCGGCACGATATCGCCGTCTACGTGATCCGGGGCAACCACGACTCGCGCGACGAGATGAGCTACCGCGTCCCCTGGCCCGACAACCTCAAGCTCCTCGACCACCGCAATCCCGAGACCGTGCTGATCGAAGACCTCGGCGTGGCCGTCCACGGCATGAGCTTCCCCAAGCGCGAGCTGCACGAGAACCTCGTCCCGAGGTATCCGAAGCCGTTCAAGGACCTGCTCAACATCGGCCTGCTGCACACCAACGCCACCGGCACCCTCGACCACGACTCGTACGCGCCTTGCAGCGTGAACGAGCTGGTGGCCAAGGGGTACGACTACTGGGCGCTGGGCCACGTCCACCAGTACGACGTGCTCCACGACGACGGCCCGCGCGTCGTCTACGCGGGCAACACCCAGGGGCGGCACATCCGAGAACAGGGTGAAAAAGGCTGCGTGGTCGTGACGGTCGAGCACCAGGAAATCACGTCGCTCCGGTTCCGCTCGACTGACGTCCTCCGCTGGCGCCGCGAGACGATCGCGCTCCAGCCGGAAGACGGGATCGACGAGCTTCACGACCTGGCGGAAGTCCGATTGAAGGCGATCGCCGGCGAGGTCGACGGCCGCCTCACCGCCGTCCGGCTGGAAGTTCAGGGACGCTGCCGCGCCCACCAGCGATTGGTCGACGAGACGAGGCGGCAAGAGACCGTCGCCCGCTTGCGGTCGCTGCCCGGCGAGTTCACCGACGACCTCTGGGTCGAGAAGATCAAGCTCGACACCCGCCCGCCCCTCGACCGCGACCAACTACGGCAAGGTCAGGATCTGCTGGGCGACCTGCTCCGCGCGTTCGACGCGACCGCGGCCGACGACGCCGCCCTCGACGCGCTGGGCGCCCACGTCCAGAAGCTCGCCACGAAGGTGCGAACCGACCTCGCCGACGACGAGATCGATTTCTCCAGCCGCCGACAGCTCGCCGCCTGGCTCCGCACGGCCGAGGACGACCTGCTCAGCCGTCTGACGGAGCAAGGTGTATGA
- a CDS encoding tetratricopeptide repeat protein, protein MHSLPRLLLRPAVVTTAAMLLGAAPQDAPSRSGTDARARGVALHQKRDYTQAIAAFAEAIRLDPKDALAYYDRATSYAETHDLDRAIEDYNAAIKLDDRLALAYFGRGRVWAARGDFDKAIADYDKAVGVDPNDALARFARAQAKAAKGDLDAAIADYDEAIRLDPSRALPYLSRGDAWREKKDYDKAVADFNHAVRLNPRLADAFQARGSAYFALARYPEAVDDFTEAVGIDPQFAQAYRARGTTWFELSEYDKAVADYDKALALDPKDACACYGRGRARAQAGDNDKAAADYSKAIELTPGYADALAARGAVRVAQGRFAEADADLDKALEIDSRNAVAAIHRARLLAACPDDALRDGPRAIELADLACELVHGDSLHALQALAAAFAENERFDEAVAWQSKALPLANTAEGRTKAQTRLELYRKRQPLRDPAP, encoded by the coding sequence ATGCACAGCCTTCCTCGTCTGCTGCTGCGACCGGCGGTCGTGACGACGGCCGCGATGCTGCTCGGAGCCGCCCCCCAGGACGCCCCTTCCCGTTCAGGAACGGACGCCAGGGCGCGCGGGGTCGCCTTGCATCAGAAACGCGACTACACCCAGGCGATCGCCGCGTTCGCCGAGGCGATCCGGCTCGATCCCAAGGACGCGCTCGCCTACTACGACCGCGCGACCTCGTACGCCGAGACCCACGACCTCGACCGGGCGATCGAAGATTACAACGCCGCGATCAAGCTCGACGACCGCCTGGCGCTGGCCTACTTCGGCCGAGGCCGGGTCTGGGCCGCGCGCGGCGACTTCGACAAGGCGATCGCCGACTACGACAAGGCGGTCGGCGTCGATCCCAACGACGCGCTCGCGCGGTTCGCCCGGGCGCAGGCGAAGGCCGCCAAGGGCGACCTCGACGCGGCGATCGCCGACTACGACGAGGCGATCCGGCTCGACCCCTCGCGGGCCCTGCCGTACCTCAGCCGCGGCGACGCCTGGCGCGAGAAGAAGGACTACGACAAGGCCGTCGCCGACTTCAACCACGCCGTACGGCTCAACCCCCGGCTCGCCGACGCCTTCCAGGCGCGGGGCTCGGCCTACTTCGCCCTCGCGCGGTACCCCGAGGCCGTCGACGACTTCACCGAGGCCGTCGGCATCGACCCCCAGTTCGCCCAGGCTTATCGCGCGCGCGGCACGACCTGGTTCGAGCTTTCCGAATACGACAAGGCGGTCGCCGACTACGACAAGGCCCTGGCGCTCGATCCCAAGGACGCCTGCGCTTGTTACGGTCGCGGCCGGGCCCGGGCCCAGGCGGGCGACAACGACAAGGCCGCCGCCGACTACTCGAAGGCGATCGAGCTTACCCCCGGGTACGCCGACGCCCTCGCCGCCCGAGGCGCCGTCCGGGTCGCCCAGGGGCGCTTCGCCGAGGCCGACGCCGATCTCGACAAGGCGCTGGAGATCGATTCCCGGAACGCCGTCGCCGCGATCCACCGCGCGCGGCTGCTCGCCGCCTGCCCCGACGACGCCCTCCGCGACGGCCCCCGCGCGATCGAACTCGCCGACCTCGCATGCGAACTCGTGCACGGCGACAGCCTCCACGCCCTCCAGGCGCTCGCCGCGGCCTTCGCCGAGAACGAACGGTTCGACGAGGCCGTCGCCTGGCAGTCCAAGGCCCTCCCCCTCGCAAACACCGCCGAAGGCCGGACCAAGGCCCAGACCCGCCTCGAACTCTACCGCAAGCGCCAACCCTTGCGCGATCCGGCGCCGTGA
- a CDS encoding GNAT family N-acetyltransferase, protein MAIAYQRESYPAFGPDEFVDLLVRSTLAERRPVDRPETIRGMLEHADLIITARLDGKLVGVSRAMTDYNFCTYLSDLAVDQALQRQGIGKELIQKTHEAAGLHTTLILLAAPLARSYYPHIGMAPHDSCWIIPARRDP, encoded by the coding sequence ATGGCGATCGCGTACCAGCGCGAGTCGTACCCGGCGTTCGGCCCCGACGAGTTTGTCGACCTGCTGGTGCGGTCGACGCTCGCCGAGCGCCGGCCGGTCGACCGCCCCGAGACGATCCGGGGGATGCTCGAACACGCCGACCTCATCATCACCGCCCGACTCGACGGCAAGCTCGTCGGCGTCTCGCGGGCGATGACCGACTATAACTTCTGCACGTATCTCTCCGATCTAGCCGTCGACCAGGCATTGCAGCGCCAGGGGATCGGCAAGGAGCTGATCCAGAAGACCCACGAGGCCGCCGGCCTGCACACGACCTTGATCCTACTCGCCGCCCCCTTGGCGCGGTCGTATTATCCTCACATCGGGATGGCCCCGCACGACTCATGCTGGATCATCCCGGCCCGGCGCGATCCGTGA
- a CDS encoding PH domain-containing protein, translating into MSEGPLLVVRPVPVLRQFWLVGGIHSAGIALFVGFLALVVLKFGADAVTGSSGDTNLPFALVWAATASGVAFLALWAFHYKAFVRDRGATTYTIFADRIEAARDGSARPSLTVPLDRVVDVHSTAGPLLRPVGLATITVVADQPPGRSGPKGRLWVPFPNVPEPDEVCALIRSLIPASRRSA; encoded by the coding sequence GTGTCGGAAGGTCCCTTGCTCGTGGTCAGGCCGGTGCCGGTGCTCCGGCAGTTCTGGCTGGTGGGAGGAATCCACAGCGCGGGGATCGCGCTGTTCGTCGGCTTCCTCGCGCTGGTGGTCCTCAAGTTCGGGGCCGACGCCGTCACGGGCTCGTCGGGCGATACGAACTTGCCGTTCGCCCTCGTCTGGGCCGCGACGGCCTCCGGCGTGGCGTTCCTGGCGCTCTGGGCCTTCCACTACAAGGCGTTCGTTCGGGATCGGGGCGCGACGACGTACACGATCTTCGCCGACCGGATCGAAGCGGCGCGGGACGGCTCGGCCCGGCCGAGCTTGACGGTCCCGCTCGATCGGGTCGTCGACGTCCATTCGACCGCGGGGCCGTTGTTGCGCCCGGTCGGCCTGGCGACGATCACGGTCGTCGCCGACCAACCCCCGGGCCGGTCGGGACCGAAGGGAAGGCTCTGGGTCCCCTTCCCCAACGTCCCCGAGCCCGACGAAGTCTGCGCGCTGATCCGGTCGCTGATCCCCGCGTCTCGGCGGTCGGCCTGA